A window of Streptomyces marispadix contains these coding sequences:
- a CDS encoding ABC transporter substrate-binding protein, with the protein MNRRTLTPPALAGLLASALVACSGGVDGAAGDGEAIVVGTTAKIAVTKDTPAPFDPAASYDESSWNIMRNTFQTLLRPPRSGTDPVPDAAEKCGFTDNRNDTYSCTLRHGLTFSNGNELDAEDVEFSTERLLRLNVQGGPASLLSDVERVDAERGDRVVFHLKKPDATFPYKLATPAASIVDSQTYPADRVVKSAKVTGSGPYMLGDYDSKGNELVLSRNPDYRGGLKPKNEDIELRFFKTSHDLQKALDSGEVDVMNSGITSRFIERLEADREDGIELVEQPGQSVRYLVFDMKDKTVGRRAVRQAFAQVVDRQELVSDVYSRTAEPLYSLVPGGLVGHKNSFFNEYGEPDVKAAKRTLREARVKTPVKITLHYPKAGKGSSGPKEFAKLKAQLNDSKLFDATVKTEPLSSYSTASLKGKYQVYGFGWLPDFPDAESFLAPFLEKNNVLNTPYSNKEIREELIPETRREPSRADATTSFARAQDIVAGDVPVLPLWQGKQYIAARDDITGVEWALNSSSLLQLWELDRGVSS; encoded by the coding sequence ATGAACCGCCGGACTCTTACGCCACCCGCTCTGGCGGGTCTGCTCGCCTCCGCACTCGTCGCGTGCAGTGGGGGAGTTGACGGGGCAGCAGGCGACGGGGAGGCCATCGTCGTGGGCACCACGGCGAAAATCGCGGTCACCAAGGACACCCCCGCGCCCTTCGACCCCGCCGCGTCCTACGACGAGAGCTCCTGGAACATCATGCGCAACACGTTCCAGACGCTGCTGCGGCCTCCACGCTCGGGTACCGACCCGGTGCCGGACGCCGCCGAGAAGTGCGGCTTCACCGACAACCGGAACGATACGTACAGCTGCACCCTGCGCCACGGGCTGACCTTCTCCAACGGGAACGAACTCGACGCCGAGGACGTGGAGTTCTCCACCGAGCGACTGCTCCGCCTCAACGTCCAGGGAGGCCCGGCCTCGCTGCTCAGCGACGTCGAGCGGGTCGACGCCGAGCGCGGCGACCGCGTCGTCTTCCACTTGAAGAAGCCGGACGCCACCTTCCCGTACAAGCTCGCCACCCCGGCGGCGTCCATCGTCGACAGCCAGACGTATCCCGCCGACCGTGTCGTGAAGAGCGCCAAGGTGACGGGCTCGGGGCCGTACATGCTCGGCGACTACGACAGCAAGGGGAACGAGCTGGTCCTCAGCAGGAACCCGGACTACCGCGGCGGCCTCAAGCCGAAGAACGAAGACATCGAACTGCGCTTCTTCAAGACCTCGCACGATCTCCAGAAGGCGCTCGACTCCGGCGAGGTCGACGTGATGAACAGCGGCATCACGTCCCGGTTCATCGAACGGCTGGAGGCGGACCGGGAAGACGGCATCGAACTCGTCGAACAGCCCGGACAGAGCGTCCGTTACCTCGTCTTCGACATGAAGGACAAGACGGTCGGAAGGCGCGCGGTGCGGCAGGCGTTCGCCCAGGTCGTCGACCGCCAGGAGCTGGTCAGCGACGTCTACTCGCGTACCGCCGAACCGCTTTACTCACTCGTGCCCGGCGGCCTGGTGGGGCACAAGAACTCCTTCTTCAACGAGTACGGCGAACCCGACGTCAAGGCCGCGAAGCGCACCCTGCGCGAGGCCCGTGTGAAGACCCCGGTGAAGATCACCCTGCACTACCCCAAGGCCGGCAAGGGCAGTTCGGGCCCCAAGGAGTTCGCGAAGCTCAAGGCGCAGCTCAACGACTCCAAGCTCTTCGACGCGACCGTCAAGACCGAGCCCCTCAGCTCCTACAGCACCGCTTCGCTCAAGGGGAAGTACCAGGTCTACGGCTTCGGCTGGCTCCCCGACTTCCCGGACGCGGAGAGCTTCCTGGCGCCCTTCCTGGAGAAGAACAACGTCCTCAACACCCCTTACAGCAACAAGGAGATACGTGAGGAGCTGATACCGGAGACCCGGCGCGAGCCCAGCCGTGCGGACGCGACGACGAGTTTCGCCCGCGCGCAGGACATCGTCGCCGGAGACGTCCCGGTGCTGCCGCTGTGGCAGGGCAAGCAGTACATCGCGGCACGCGACGACATCACGGGCGTCGAGTGGGCGCTCAACTCCTCGTCGCTGCTACAGCTTTGGGAGCTGGACCGCGGCGTGAGCAGTTGA
- a CDS encoding metallophosphoesterase family protein, whose amino-acid sequence MARDARKPRKPLALPHRVRKTAHNLLRRFRTAGGTGTSRAWEPEGALTPAPRPYVRALALAATTLVGAWLGLLVVGGIDAPVGPVDTKMALRPSLIGGTRVNVSPLGALELRSHAAPLRLDVDVDQLDQQRASALVDHPERLEGLEDEITSDVQAGTGDLALRSAVAVVVGAGALGLAVYRRPRRALTASGLALALLAASGATAYATWNPKSVLEPKFSGLLAGAPSVVGNARSIVTDFDIYQRELARLVTNVTKLYEATSTLPAYQPDPSTIRVLHVSDIHLNPAAWQIVKSLVEQYDIDAIIDTGDTMDHGTAAENGFLDPVTDLGAPYVWVRGNHDSDETQKAFEKMSEKKGSDVHVLDDGVPLNVAGLRLAGWGDPQFTPDRSVKPEGDPRERKDGRRLALALRAQKAAHTPVDIAVAHNPVLVKETDGLAPLALAGHTHQRSVETLPRKTRLMVQGSTGGGGLRAVEKEEPQKVAASVLYLDRDKGRLQAWDEITLGGLGLTTAEVTRHLAGDERGSSPSRSPSPPASGSPSGSLPESGSPSPSGSRTAGAGPADTGRFGRFGAGASVTDSARSPVPGTGPVFGGSPVAAPAADPRPANAP is encoded by the coding sequence GCCGGAGGGAGCGCTCACGCCCGCGCCCCGCCCCTATGTACGCGCGCTCGCCCTCGCCGCCACCACGCTCGTAGGCGCCTGGCTGGGCCTGCTGGTCGTGGGCGGAATCGACGCCCCCGTGGGCCCGGTGGACACCAAGATGGCGCTGCGTCCCTCCCTCATCGGCGGCACCCGGGTAAACGTCTCGCCGCTCGGCGCCCTCGAACTGCGAAGCCACGCCGCGCCCCTGCGCCTCGACGTGGACGTCGACCAGCTCGACCAGCAGCGCGCCTCCGCTCTCGTCGACCATCCGGAACGGCTCGAAGGGCTCGAGGACGAGATCACCTCCGACGTCCAGGCCGGCACCGGCGATCTCGCGCTGCGCTCCGCCGTCGCCGTGGTCGTGGGCGCCGGCGCGCTCGGCCTGGCCGTCTACCGCCGCCCGCGCCGCGCGCTGACGGCGAGCGGTCTCGCGCTGGCGCTGCTGGCGGCCTCGGGTGCGACGGCGTACGCGACGTGGAACCCGAAGTCCGTACTCGAACCGAAGTTCTCCGGGCTGCTGGCCGGCGCGCCCTCCGTCGTGGGCAACGCACGCAGCATCGTCACCGACTTCGACATCTACCAGCGGGAGTTGGCCCGTCTCGTCACCAACGTCACCAAGCTCTACGAGGCGACGTCCACCCTGCCCGCGTACCAGCCGGACCCCTCCACGATCCGTGTGCTCCACGTCTCGGACATCCACCTCAACCCCGCCGCCTGGCAGATCGTCAAGTCGCTCGTCGAGCAGTACGACATCGACGCGATCATCGACACCGGCGACACGATGGACCACGGCACCGCCGCCGAGAACGGCTTCCTCGACCCCGTGACCGACCTGGGCGCCCCGTACGTATGGGTGCGCGGCAACCACGACTCCGACGAGACGCAGAAGGCGTTCGAGAAGATGAGCGAGAAGAAGGGCAGCGACGTACACGTACTCGACGACGGTGTGCCGCTGAACGTCGCGGGGCTGCGGCTCGCCGGGTGGGGCGACCCCCAGTTCACGCCGGACCGCTCCGTGAAGCCCGAGGGGGACCCGCGCGAACGCAAGGACGGGCGGCGGCTGGCCCTCGCCCTGCGCGCCCAGAAGGCGGCGCACACGCCGGTCGACATCGCCGTGGCCCACAACCCGGTACTGGTCAAGGAGACCGACGGCCTCGCACCGCTCGCCCTCGCCGGGCACACACATCAGCGCAGCGTCGAGACGCTGCCGCGGAAGACCCGGCTGATGGTCCAGGGGTCGACGGGCGGCGGCGGGCTGCGGGCGGTGGAGAAGGAGGAGCCGCAGAAGGTCGCCGCGTCCGTCCTCTACCTGGACCGGGACAAGGGGCGGCTCCAGGCGTGGGACGAGATCACGCTGGGCGGGCTGGGACTGACGACGGCGGAGGTCACCCGCCACCTCGCGGGAGACGAACGGGGCTCGTCCCCCTCCCGGTCCCCCTCCCCGCCGGCATCGGGGTCCCCGTCGGGCTCGCTGCCGGAATCGGGCTCTCCGTCGCCGTCGGGGTCCAGAACGGCCGGTGCGGGGCCTGCGGACACGGGCCGGTTCGGCCGGTTCGGTGCGGGAGCTTCGGTTACGGACTCGGCGCGGTCGCCGGTGCCGGGCACGGGCCCGGTCTTCGGGGGCTCCCCCGTGGCGGCGCCCGCTGCGGACCCCCGCCCGGCGAACGCCCCGTAA